The sequence below is a genomic window from Oreochromis niloticus isolate F11D_XX linkage group LG3, O_niloticus_UMD_NMBU, whole genome shotgun sequence.
ctttgaacagaggtggtggcttatgacaccaactgtctgccatctataattcagttttgagatcccttcccagacgccttaatgcccactcacatcctgggccatttgacttcagcaaatcacatgatagggtggggctaggtttcacaatgggttcaCCCAAAGctttggctgattgtgacccacacccgttttcacatcttggctcatgtgattaaacaaaggatcaatagggggggtccatgaccctcttggggacactcccatagggcttaaaatctgggactctccaccaattgctctcagaactgaagaagctttttggttgagaggtgaaacatcttcaagaaactcaGAGAAgcccagatgcttttctttccaagctccttagactatgaggacctggatgactgagaaccttcacagacatgcatTTTCGTTGTACAGTTCTTCTTAAGATTTCCTTCTGTGTATGTCAAATAGCTAAAAATCAAAACTAATCCTGACCCACAGTTGATCTtctgtattttaaaatgttacacAATATTAGAAAATTATATTGCACATTTAGGTGCcactattttttaatttttatttaatctcCTTTCCAGGTGATGGCGCTCTCATGCCGGACTAGAAAATCCTACATGTCCCACTTTGGGGATAACTGTGATGGTTCGCTCTTTCTGATACATTCACAGCTTTGTTATTCTTTCTGACATTCCTACAAATTGTTTATGTTACTTTAACCTCTTTTTCTCACAACAGTAAATGGTCCAAAGTTCAGAACTTCAATAGATGAGGTAACTGGATTAGTCAAGCTGTTTGTTCCTGACAGCAATGGTGGGGAGGAATTACTGGTGTGTAAGAAGCTGTGGAACATGGCAGCTGCTAATGTGGCTTGCAAGGAACAGAAGAAACCACTGTGAGAGAAATTACACAAATTTAGAATAATGAGGCATAAACATGAAGGCTAATTAAACATGCTTATCATCTGCTAGTCAATAAAAATGTCATTCAGTAACAAACCACAGTATTACAGTCAGACACTTTTAACATTGTGTGTACAGGGGTGCAGCATCCAAAGATGTAGTGGAGTACCAGACCTTGGCAGCCTTCATGCAGCTTCCACGCAGATGTGTTAGTATCTACTGCCAAGGTTATGAAATGTCCTTAGCTGAGTGTGTTATCTACGACAAAGTGGAGGTTCACAGAGGATTAGTTGCTACTGCAACCTGTTACCAGGAATCAACAGCACCAACAGGTCAGTATCTAATTCTACTCTATTCTTGTCTGTGGTTAGAAAACAATGTACTCTTACAAATGTGTACAAACTGGTAAGTGGTTTGTAAGGGTACTTTTAAGGTACTTATTATCAGTAAATGCATCAGTAAATAACTTAAAATTGTTCAGGACCAAAGCTATTAAGAGAATGTGTATACATTTATGTCTAAtggtaatgtaatgtaatgtaaggGGTTTACAGAAGCTAGCTTAAACCTCCTGAACTGCTCGAAGACTAATCTGCTACTGACCCCCGATATTGACCAGTGGGTACTTTAACAACATCTTTTGGTAAACCTTGCCATGATAAATTCTTGCGGAGTCTTCCCATTTGTTTTAGAGGCAAATATTTAtatctcagatcaacacagaaTAAATCTCTTTGTTGTCGTaggtttttttaacagtgttggTTTTAAAATTGTCACAAGTTCTGTTTGGAACTTTTATGGACATGACTTCTATCTGTAACCAAGTGGCAGAGGGTTTTCATTCAGGTGACCTCAACTTACTGGTTTTTGGGGAGAATGTGATTCTTCTGCCTTCATCAGAATGTGACCTCCTCTACCTCTACTTGTCCAACCTGGACTTGGATAAGTAGCAGAAGATTAATGGACTGACGGAAAATGCAGGGGAACTTTTAGAACaaactaattaattaattactgttaaaaaaaaaaacaccctccCCTTAAATTTCATTAATCTTCTCCAAGTACAGCTGCACTCAGGAGGGACTTCTTGTTGGGTATAAATTTGGAACTTAGACATTTATTTGAGCTTTCTCAAAACATTTGAGTCCCTAAATAAATGTTTCTGTATTCACAATCTCAACTGTGTTGTGCTGTGCTTCTTAAACCcaacactgacatttttatCATCATCAGACTCATATGACTCCCTGAATGTGAAAATTTAGAGACAGTGATGATAAGTCTTCATTAAGTACTTTTCTTTGACAGAATCTAATGTTTTCTTCTCTACTCTAAAAGTAGTTTGACTGTTCTATTTGTTTTAGACTGTCCCTTCACCTGTGCAAATGGAAAGTGTGTGACGCTGAATCAGACATGTAATGGAATTGATGACTGTGGCGACCGAAGTGATGAAATGTGCTGCAAAAGTAAagctaaacacacacaaacacatttagaaaTTACCTTAATAGCCCTTTGTGCCCCAAGTTTTACAGTGTGAATTATTGTATCCATCAGAGTGCAAAAAAAATGCTTTCCGCTGTAAAACGGGAGTGTGTATTTATAAAGAAGCACTTGTTGATGACCAGATCGACTGCCTGGATGGCGAGGATGAATCAAACAAAGCTAAGTCAAAGCAAAGTAAGGCACAACATACCTTTACTTCCACACAGTTTTAGAAAAACAGATGTTTGCTTTtggaaaggttttttttttttgcaatttagttTCTTCCACTTGTAAAACTGGTTTCACTCGCGTGAATTACCAAAAGGCTAGTTATCACTTGAAGCAAAATTAATCCAAGAACAATATCCCAGCAGAAATTCCAACTATATCTTACTACTAATTACACAGCCAAGTTTAACATGGACCTTTCTTGAATATTTCAACAGTATTCATCCAACTTAAGTAACTCAAAAGTTCATGTTGTGAGACAGTGTAAGTCTGGAGTATAagctagaaaaaaaatgttctacAAACTTTTTTGGGTAAAAGGGGCAAATTTCCTCCAAGACTTATAAGTACTGCGAAAATGCTCCTGCAATCTGAAAGCTCCTTATGATTACCGTAATATAAATTCTTGCAAAAAGTAAATTTAACCGTATCATCTGATCTTTTACATTTGAGTGAACTGCAACACCTTTTCACACCGATAGTGTCATGTGGTTTGCTTCATACAACCACAATAAAAGTAGTCATCACAGTTAAAAAAGACTATTTTCAGGTAAATTACTTTCATAGCTGAAAGTCCACCATCAGTTTGTTTCTATGCACCCAAGTCCTTATAGCGatatgtttctgttttctgtagAATCACTTTCACCGCCACTGCCCAAAAATTCAGGTAAATGAAATCCTCACAGCACCTGTTTGaatgttttactgttttaattagtgatgatgatgatagtaATTATGTTTTCTTGCTTTATTTCAGAGTACATCTCTCCCATGAATGGTATGTAGATTAAAAGTGACTTATCAGAGTTGGTGTCACATCTTATTTTATATACAATGATGAGATATCCTTGATGCTACAATAGACTATGCTATTTTTGACAACAGTTTTCTTCTAGCTACAGTTTAGGATACCTTTTATCATTGGTATAAGAGAACCTCACATGGATTCCATGGATTCCAAAGCTTAATCTGATCCAGTTGGCATATACTGGACTGCCACTTGCAATCCAGAATTAGTCACTCATATTAGTGTGTAACCCTCTCACATACTATATGATTAGAACAGTAGGAAGTCTACCTACTGTAAACCTCATTTCAATTTGCATATGTTCTTGAAGCCAGTCCTAAGGTCTCAAGATCACCTTATATACAGGGATATCTAGTTCCCAGGATAATTTGAACAAAATTCTTTGTTATGTAACTTTGTGTGTTGTTAATTGTGCCCAGAAACGAAGGCCGACAGAAAAACTCTGGAGGCCAAGCTGTTCTGTGGCATCCCAAATGCTACCACAGTGGATGATGATGAAGTGGTGCATCGAGGAAAGAGTACCCATGGACGAGTCAAGAGGGTAGTCGGGGGAGTACCAGCAAAGCCGGTGAGCAGGAATCAACTTAGCTTTCTGAGTAAAGCTACTGGCCCTCTGTGGGGGGTTTTCATTCTTACAATGTAGCATAAGAATCTGCCTCTGATATTTTGGTGCTAAATACCCATAGGGATTTTTTAAGGTCCTGTAGCTCCTCAGATGCTCCGCTTGTTTGAAGCCCTAGAAGTCCAAGAAAATAGACCTCTCGCCTAGTGTATAATAGCCCTGTTGGTTAAATCCAAAATGTTATGTCAGTGGCATGCTTGCCTTGCTTAGACATacaaatttaaatcaaaacatgaTATTCTCCCAAACCTAACCAAGTCATTTTGGTGGGTAAAACTAATCAAACAACAAGTGACAAagactaaaagaaaagaaaaggaaagaaactcCAGTTTCTCTCATGATAGTTCTGTTACTCTAGCAAAAGTCCACGAGTTCAAATCCCAGCTGAGTATCATCACACAGAGTACATACTGTACATCCATTGGGAACATAACAAAGAATTCCATTACCTTTCCTCTCAAGAAAGAGGATAATGCCATGTCTGTTTTTGTGATAGCATTGTTTTAATGGAAGGTCTTGCTTATTTCAGCAAGAAAATGCCACACCTCATTTGGTACAAATGAATGATAATTGTCACAGTAAGAAGCAACAAATGAATAAGCTGCCACATATCTTCCTGTTGGTATGTAGACACAGATCCAGTGGCAGGTTGCTCTGGAGGAGAACAAGAGAATTGACTGTGGAGGAGCTTATATCGGAGGCTGCTGGGTcatcactgctgctcactgTGTCAGGTCGGGCAAATCACTCACTCCATTCCCCCTTCCTAA
It includes:
- the cfi gene encoding complement factor I isoform X2; translated protein: MTEQVEQKIQIPSLPIPSPTLLATTKTPKTPESDEYLESFTCRKSRASCDVAFCLPWERCIDGKCTCKPPYLCPVENVNPVCGHDSRNYRSYCQVMALSCRTRKSYMSHFGDNCDVNGPKFRTSIDEVTGLVKLFVPDSNGGEELLVCKKLWNMAAANVACKEQKKPLGAASKDVVEYQTLAAFMQLPRRCVSIYCQGYEMSLAECVIYDKVEVHRGLVATATCYQESTAPTDCPFTCANGKCVTLNQTCNGIDDCGDRSDEMCCKKCKKNAFRCKTGVCIYKEALVDDQIDCLDGEDESNKAKSKQKSLSPPLPKNSEYISPMNETKADRKTLEAKLFCGIPNATTVDDDEVVHRGKSTHGRVKRVVGGVPAKPTQIQWQVALEENKRIDCGGAYIGGCWVITAAHCVRPSPRAFRVKFSLWKKSRAQDTTDIVPVEDILIHPNYVANTYENDIALVKLQKLPFTEKCLVDNPAISAVCVPWSTQLFQPNHTCSISGWGRTAEGRSASVLLWANVSLIDDCGRFYGNRFKPGMMCAGDVEGSVDSCQGDSGGPLVCVDELGVSYLWGIVSWGERCGQPGFPGVYTQVAHYFEWIRLHTGWPAVTKFNS